The Streptomyces sp. NBC_00162 sequence GAGGGTCTCGGAAGGTGGGATCGCGGGCAGCCGGGCAAGCCCTCGGCCAGGGGCGGGCGTGCGTCTGCTCACGGCCGAGCAGCGTGTTCCTGTGTCCCAGCAGTCCTCGACGCGGACGCGGACCAGTGGCTCCCCTACGCAACATCCACCCTTTGCTGCTTGATCCAGGCATGGACTTCGGACACCTTGAACTGAATCTTGGCATTGCGCCCGGCGCCGAACCTATAGACGGAGAGCCCGGCCTTCGGCGCTTCCCGGTACACCCACTGCACCGACATGTTCAAGTATTGAGCCGTCTCTCTTACGTCCATGAACTGAGCGGCCATCGAACCTCCTGTTCCATTGAGGATCGTGGATCGATCCCGGCATCCGTCTTGCACCATGACTCTCACGACGGATCAGGCTTGGCCCTGCCGCTACTCAGCGCTAAGATCCGGCAGCCTTACGCACTCCGCAGGCACCGATCGAGACCGGAGTACCTGCGGCCGTCACGTGATTGTCAGTTCCCTGGATCTGACTCAGGAGACAGGGGGATTACCCGTGAGTGACCTCAGGGCATTTCGCGTCAACGACGGGACCGCGACGGAGATGCGAGGGGCCGCCGTTGCATTGGAAAGACAGCTGCAGACTCTGATCGAAGCCAACATGGAGGTGATGCTGGGCATCCGGTTCCTCGCCAGCGAGTACCCCACCGGACGTCACCGAGGCCGTATCGACTCTCTTGGCCTTGACGAGAACGGGACGCCCGTGATCATCGAGTGCAAGCGGACCCGGGGCAAGGAGCTGCTCCCGCAGGCCCTGTCGTACCTGGCGTGGCTGGAGGACAACCACCACGAGTTCGAGCGCCTCGTCGTAGACCGGCTCGGCTACGAGGCCGCCGGGGCAGTCGACTGGAGCAACCCCCGGATCGTCTGTATCGCGGGGGACTTCACGCCTCACAGCGCCGTCGCTCTAGAGGTCATCGGCCGACGGATCGATCTCGTCGCCTACCGCGCATTCGAGGACGTGCTGACTCTGCGTCTGGTCGCCTCCGTAGCCGGGACGGCAGCTCTTGCCCAGCGGCGGCCTTCTCTCGCCTCCGCCTCGGTCAGCGCGCATACGAGCGTGAAGTCGGTGCAGCATTTCCTGGACGAGTCACCGTCAGGGCTGGGAGCTCTGTTCGCAGACCTGGACGCGGTGTTGCTCGCCCAAGGTGACGTACGGAGGGAAGCACAGCTGCACTACTTCTCGTACCGCCGGATCAAGAGTGTGGCGACTGTCCGCGTTCGGCCCAGAACTCGTGCCCTCGTGGTCAACCTGCGTGTACCGCCCGACGAGGTCGAGTTGGAGGACGGGTTC is a genomic window containing:
- a CDS encoding helix-turn-helix transcriptional regulator — protein: MAAQFMDVRETAQYLNMSVQWVYREAPKAGLSVYRFGAGRNAKIQFKVSEVHAWIKQQRVDVA
- a CDS encoding transporter, with product MIVSSLDLTQETGGLPVSDLRAFRVNDGTATEMRGAAVALERQLQTLIEANMEVMLGIRFLASEYPTGRHRGRIDSLGLDENGTPVIIECKRTRGKELLPQALSYLAWLEDNHHEFERLVVDRLGYEAAGAVDWSNPRIVCIAGDFTPHSAVALEVIGRRIDLVAYRAFEDVLTLRLVASVAGTAALAQRRPSLASASVSAHTSVKSVQHFLDESPSGLGALFADLDAVLLAQGDVRREAQLHYFSYRRIKSVATVRVRPRTRALVVNLRVPPDEVELEDGFTRDVSGVGCLGLRGGIEVRIRSRDDLERAGAFIQRSVAAG